In a genomic window of Oreochromis aureus strain Israel breed Guangdong linkage group 13, ZZ_aureus, whole genome shotgun sequence:
- the LOC116321858 gene encoding trichohyalin-like isoform X1: MSLKKHTRKEKVKPSSPLLAQEDNIQVQKMCLEEMHEENLMNNRNTKHPPQPEYIYYVWQSFFEQRKQIIFLRQENERKTAEVNKLFSQLLEKEDIQKEKEMELLDVRGRNFELKAKLDKAIEKLKEILQQKKNEKDKDKKDRELQLKLDEALQKNTEILQEKKRQDIELQNLGIKYKALLQEKKQQPIKQKESKLEDSEENYRELKTKLDKALQRNNQILQEKEQLERNQRDMRCQLQSMEEKCRVLEVKLDKTAVHKQKYQELLQEKEQQDIKQKEDKRLLQGFERENQKLQELYKKMNYKATEMEGEKEKLRKQCSAMQSQLNDMLTKNTKLEELSNTLKCKNTEVQVLKQQLQKTNEDLQCKLEEMERKSQQLEDTHNKSQERYTEMQEAKVMQEATSNELKERLKDKQAELEEVEKTCRRLEKENTETIDQLRNLILEKKVLVEKLLEKKKKRFRFFWRKDTHALSGFSTADVTSSSSTSVPS; the protein is encoded by the coding sequence ATGTctctgaaaaaacacacaagaaaagaaaaagtaaagcccagctctcctcttctggCTCAAGAAGACAATATTCAAGTACAGAAGATGTGCTTGGAAGAGATGCATGAGGAAAATCTCATGAACAACCGCAATACGAAACACCCGCCCCAGCCAGAGTACATCTATTATGTCTGGCAGAGTTTTTTTGAACAGCGAAAGCAGATTATCTTCCTCAGAcaagaaaatgagagaaagactGCTGAAGTCAATAAATTGTTCAGCCAGCTTCTTGAAAAGGAAGATAttcaaaaggagaaagaaatggaACTCCTAGACGTGCGTGGAAGGAACTTTGAGCTCAAAGCAAAGCTTGATAAAGCAATAGAAAAACTCAAAGAAATCCTCCAGcagaagaaaaatgagaaagacAAGGACAAAAAGGATCGGGAGCTGCAATTAAAGCTTGATGAAGCTCtgcaaaaaaatacagaaatcctccaagagaagaaacggcaggaCATAGAACTCCAAAACTTGGGGATCAAATACAAAGCATTGCTTCAAGAGAAAAAGCAACAACCGatcaaacagaaagaaagcaagCTTGAAGACTCGGAGGAAAACTACAGAGAGCTGAAAACAAAGCTTGATAAAGCACTGCAAAGAAATAACCAGATTCTTCAAGAAAAAGAACAACTGGAAAGAAACCAGAGAGACATGCGGTGCCAACTCCAAAGCATGGAGGAAAAATGCCGAGTCCTGGAAGTAAAACTTGATAAAACTGCAGTGCACAAGCAGAAATATCAAGAGCTGCTTCAAGAGAAAGAACAACAGGACATAAAGCAGAAAGAAGACAAACGTTTACTCCAGGGCTTTGAGAGGGAAAACCAAAAGCTGCAAGAACTTTACAAGAAAATGAACTACAAAGCAACTGAAATGGAAGGAGAGAAGGAGAAACTGCGAAAACAGTGCTCAGCGATGCAGAGTCAGCTCAATGACATGCTGACAAAAAACACCAAACTCGAGGAACTTTCAAACACCTTgaagtgcaaaaacactgaGGTGCAGGTGCTAAAGCAGCAACTccagaaaacaaatgaagacCTGCAGTGCAAACTTGAAGAAATGGAGAGGAAAAGTCAACAGTTAGAAGACACTCACAACAAATCACAAGAGCGTTATACAGAGATGCAGGAGGCAAAGGTAATGCAGGAGGCAACTTCTAATGAGTTGAAAGAAAGGCTCAAAGACAAACAAGCCGAATTAGAAGAAGTGGAGAAAACATGCAGGAGACTTGAGAAGGAGAATACAGAAACAATCGATCAGCTGAGAAACCTGATCCTAGAGAAAAAGGTTCTCGTGGAAAAGCtcctggaaaagaagaagaaacgcttCCGCTTCTTCTGGAGGAAGGACACTCATGCTTTGTCTGGTTTTTCCACTGCTGATGTCACCtcgtcttcctccacctctgttcCATCGTAA
- the LOC120443440 gene encoding uncharacterized protein LOC120443440 — MGDLIEFLKQREVSEEIIQTLENEKIDASVISLMTDEELKTYLPSYGDRLAVFGFCRRRGSSRKSALFERLKSKLSKRKLSEEDGSSTRQEEHSQTTHKRNALKRNRKIEIGWMHYDEDTEVFKQVRARRGGGTRKIDICKDAKKRDILQVATGLFFPDGGNIQGPLTDFDCDLKDYQEMIVDDALTVGELYHVTKLNILRFYLTTKKNKMTAFRVPAQVCIHLQKLKRVLKTKPLLLLSLQSKHLLHLKQSAMMCHTLKTLQTITFHNLPRSL, encoded by the exons ATGGGAGACTTGATTGAATTCTTGAAACAAAGAGAAGTCTCTGAGGAAATTATACAGACCTTGGAGAATGAGAAG ATTGATGCCAGTGTCATAAGTCTAATGACAGATGAGGAGCTGAAGACTTATTTGCCATCATATGGTGATCGTCTAGCAGTATTTGGATTTTGCAGACGGAGGGGCAGCAGCCGCAAGTCAGCGCTTTTTGAACGGCTGAAATCCAAACTGTCCAAAAGAAAATTATCTGAAGAGGATGGCAGTAGTACACGGCAAGAAGAACATTCCCAAACAACCCATAAAAGAAATGCTCTGAagagaaatagaaaaatagaaatagGATGGATGCATTATGATGAAGACACTGAGGTTTTCAAGCAGGTTAGAGCTagacgaggaggaggaacaAGAAAAATAGACATTTGCAAGGATGCCAAGAAAAGGGACATATTACAGGTTGCAACAGGCTTGTTCTTTCCAGATGGAGGAAACATTCAGGGGCCCTTAACAGATTTCGACTGTGATCTAAAGGATTATCAAGAGATGATAGTCGATGATGCATTGACAGTAGGAGAACTTTATCATGTCACAAAACTAAATATCCTCAGGTTCTACCTcaccacaaagaaaaacaaaatgacagcCTTCAGAGTTCCAGCCCAGGTTTGCATCCATCTTCAGAAATTGAAGAGAGTCCTCAAAACCAAACCTCTTCTTTTACTGTCACTACAGTCCAAACATCTGCTCCATTTGAAACAATCAGCCATGATGTGCCATACATTGAAGACACTCCAAACGATAACCTTCCACAATCTTCCACGCAGTCTCTAA